A region of Dictyostelium discoideum AX4 chromosome 1 chromosome, whole genome shotgun sequence DNA encodes the following proteins:
- the abcG21 gene encoding ABC transporter G family protein has translation MEEYELREIALQEGGSNLDINTPPNYDNPVGDGSSPPDSPDIQKSENQFKNVERELEIDSKQYLAGHDAENNHDENDEDFKLRRYFENSQRMALGNGQKPKKMGVSIRNLTVVGRGADQSVIADMSTPFISFFNLFKPSTWKEKGSTFDILHDITLFNRDGGMLLVLGRPGSGCSTLLRLISNQRGSYVEVKGDIKYGGIPAKEWKRYQGESIYTPEEDTHHPTLTVRQTLDFALKCKTIHNRLPDEKKRTYRQKIFDLLLGMFGIVHQADTIVGNEFIRGLSGGERKRLTITEAMVSSASITCYDCSTRGLDAASALDYAKSIRIMSDTLDKTTIASFYQASDSIYNLFDNVAIIEKGRLIYFGPGNKAKQYFIDLGFDCEPRKSTPDFLTGVTNPQERIIRQGFEGRVPETSADFEAAWRNSSMYRDMLEEQKEYERKIEIEQPAVDFIQEVKAEKSRTTPKRSIYTTSYITQVKALIVRNSQIIWGDKFSLISRYLSVFTQSFVYGSIFFQMEKTIPGLFTRGGAIFSAILFNAFLSEAELPLTMYGRRILQKQRSYAMYRPSALHIAQIVTDIPLTMIQVFLFSIVVYFMFGLQYNAGKFFIFCFTLVGATLATTNLFRVFGNFSPSLYISQNVMNVILIFMITYCGYTIPKPKMHPWFAWFYWANPFSYAFKALMANEFGDLSFDCHDTAIPFDPKNPTRYDNDYRVCASPGAVEGILSVEGKDYLDQYLHFRSDDLTQNVFITYLWWVLFTAMNMFAMEYFDWTGGGYSHKVYKKGKAPKMNDAEEEKKQNQIVANATSKMKDTLKMRGGIFTWQNINYTVPVKGGKRLLLDNVEGWIKPGQMTALMGSSGAGKTTLLDVLAKRKTMGEVQGKCFLNGKPLEIDFERITGYVEQMDVHNPGLTVREALRFSAKLRQEPSVSLEEKFDYVEHVLEMMEMKHLGDALIGTLETGVGISVEERKRLTIGVELVAKPHILFLDEPTSGLDAQSSYNIVKFIRKLADAGMPLVCTIHQPSSVLFEHFDRILLLAKGGKTVYFGDIGERSKTLTSYFERYGVRPCTESENPAEYILEATGAGVHGKSDVNWPETWKQSPELQEIERELAALEAAGPSSTEDHGKPREFATSVWYQTIEVYKRLNLIWWRDPFYTYGSFIQSALAGLIIGFTFWSLQGSSSDMNQRVFFIFEALILGILLIFVVLPQFIMQKEYFKRDFASKFYSWFPFAISIVVVELPFITVSGTIFFFCSFWTAGLNTEYNDINFYFWFIFILFLYFCVSFGQAVAAICFNMFLAHTLIPLLIVFLFLFCGVMVIPSSIPTFWRGWVYHLNPCRYFMEGIVTNVLKHTDVKCTSEDFTHFTNPEAVNGVTCKQYFPISEPLTGYVEAINEGDESKCGYCLYNNGEEYYNTLGWSFDNRWRNLALIICFWIFNTLMVITFVYITRKPRR, from the exons ATGGAAGAATATGAATTAAGAGAAATTGCTCTTCAAGAAGGTGGGAGTAATTTAGATATTAATACACCTCCAAATTATGATAATCCTGTTGGTGATGGATCATCACCACCAGATTCACCAGATATTCAAAAGAgtgaaaatcaatttaaaaatgtcgAAAGAGAATTGGAAATCGATTCAAAACAATATTTGGCAGGTCATGATGCTGAAAATAAtcatgatgaaaatgatgaagattttaaattaagaaGATACTTTGAAAATTCTCAACGTATGGCATTAGGAAATGGTCAAAAACCAAAGAAAATGGGTGTTTCAATTAGAAATTTAACAGTTGTTGGTAGAGGTGCTGATCAATCCGTCATTGCCGATATGTCAACTCCATTCATtagttttttcaatttgtttaaaCCATCAACTTGGAAAGAGAAAGGTAGTACTTTTGATATTCTTCATGATATTACTTTATTCAATAGAGATGGTGGAATGTTATTAGTATTAGGTCGTCCTGGTTCTGGTTGTTCg ACATTATTGCGTTTAATATCAAATCAAAGAGGATCATATGTTGAAGTTAAAGGTGATATTAAATATGGTGGTATCCCAGCGAAAGAATGGAAACGTTATCAAGGTGAATCAATTTATACACCAGAAGAGGATACTCATCATCCAACTTTAACAGTTCGTCAGACTTTAGATTTCGCATTAAAATGCAAAACAATTCATAATCGTTTGCCAGATGAAAAGAAACGTACATATAgacaaaaaatatttgatttattattaggaATGTTTGGTATTGTTCATCAAGCTGATACT attgttggtaatgaatttattagAGGTTTATCAGGTGGTGAACGTAAAAGATTAACAATTACAGAAGCAATGGTATCATCAGCATCAATTACATGTTATGATTGTTCAACTCGTGGTCTTGATGCAGCAAGTGCATTAGATTATGCAAAATCAATTCGTATCATGTCAGATACATTAGATAAGACAACAATCGCATCATTTTATCAAGCATCAGATTCAAtctataatttatttgataatgtcgcaatcattgaaaaaggtagattaatttattttggaCCTGGCAATAAAGCAAAACAATATTTTATAGATTTAGGATTCGATTGCGAACCAAGAAAATCAACACCAGATTTTTTGACAGGTGTTACAAATCCACAAGAACGTATTATTAGACAAGGATTTGAAGGTCGTGTTCCAGAAACTTCTGCCGATTTTGAAGCTGCTTGGAGAAACTCTTCAATGTATAGAGATATGTTAGAGGAACAAAAAGAATATGAAAGAAAGATTGAAATTGAACAACCAGCAGTTGATTTCATTCAAGAAGTTAAAGCTGAAAAAAGTAGAACTACACCAAAGAGATCAATTTATACAACTTCATATATAACTCAAGTCAAAGCATTAATCGTTAGAAATTCTCAAATTATTTGGGGTGATAAATTCTCATTGATTTCACGTTATCTTTCAGTATTTACTCAATCATTTGTTTATGGTTCAATTTTCTTTCAAATGGAAAAAACAATTCCTGGTTTATTTACAAGAGGTGGTGCTATATTTTCAGCTATTCTATTCAATGCTTTCCTTAGTGAAGCCGAACTACCACTTACTATGTATGGTCGTCGTATTTTACAAAAGCAACGTTCTTACGCTATGTATCGTCCATCAGCTTTACATATTGCACAAATTGTAACTGATATACCCTTAACGATGATACAAGTATTTTTATTCTCAATTGTAGTTTACTTTATGTTTGGTTTACAATATAATGCTGggaaattctttattttctgtTTTACATTAGTAGGTGCAACATTGGCAACAACAAATCTTTTCCGTGTCTTTGGTAATTTCTCACCATCACTTTACATTAGTCAAAATGTAATGAATGTAATTCTTATCTTTATGATTACATATTGTGGTTATACAAttccaaaaccaaaaatGCATCCATGGTTTGCTTGGTTTTATTGGGCAAATCCGTTCAGTTATGCTTTTAAAGCACTTATGGCAAATGAATTTGGtgatttatcatttgattgtCATGATACAGCAATTCCATTTGATCCAAAAAATCCTACAAGATACGACAATGATTATAGAGTTTGTGCATCGCCTGGTGCTGTTGAAGGTATTTTAAGTGTTGAAGGTAAAGATTATTTGGATCAGTATTTACACTTTAGATCAGATGATCTTACTCAAAATGTTTTCATCACTTATCTTTGGTGGGTACTATTTACCGCTATGAATATGTTTGCAATGGAATATTTCGATTGGACTGGTGGAGGTTATAGTCATaaagtttataaaaaagGTAAAGCTCCAAAAATGAATGATGCTGAGgaagaaaagaaacaaaatcaaatagtTGCAAATGCTACAAGTAAAATGAAAGATACTTTAAAAATGAGAGGTGGTATTTTCACTTggcaaaatattaattatactGTACCAGTAAAAGGTGGAAAAAGATTACTATTAGATAATGTTGAAGGTTGGATTAAACCAGGTCAAATGACAGCATTAATGGGTTCATCAGGTGCTGGTAAAACAACATTACTCGATGTATTagcaaaaagaaaaacaatggGTGAAGTTCAAGGTAAATGTTTCCTTAATGGTAAACCATtagaaattgattttgaacgTATTACCGGTTATGTAGAACAAATGGATGTTCATAATCCAGGTTTAACCGTAAGAGAAGCATTACGTTTCTCTGCAAAGTTACGTCAAGAACCTTCAGTTTCATTAGAAGAAAAGTTTGATTATGTTGAACATGTTTTAGAAATGATGGAAATGAAACATTTAGGTGATGCTTTAATTGGTACATTAGAAACTGGTGTTGGTATTTCCGTtgaagaaagaaaaagattaaCAATTGGTGTAGAATTGGTTGCAAAACCACATATTCTTTTCCTTGATGAACCAACATCAGGTTTAGATGCTCAATCATCATATAACATTGTTAAATTTATTCGTAAATTAGCAGATGCTGGTATGCCATTAGTTTGTACAATTCATCAACCTTCTTCAGTATTATTTGAACATTTTGATCGTATTCTTTTATTAGCAAAAGGTGGTAAAACTGTTTACTTTGGTGATATTGGTGAAAGATCAAAAACTTTAACATCTTATTTCGAAAGATATGGTGTTCGTCCATGTACTGAAAGTGAAAATCCAGCAGAATATATTTTAGAAGCAACTGGTGCAGGTGTACATGGTAAAAGTGATGTTAATTGGCCAGAAACTTGGAAACAATCACCAGAATTACAAGAGATTGAGCGTGAATTAGCAGCATTGGAAGCAGCAGGACCATCATCAACCGAGGACCATGGTAAACCTAGAGAATTTGCAACATCAGTATGGTATCAAACTATTGAAGTTTATAAacgtttaaatttaatttggtGGAGAGATCCATTCTATACGTATGGTTCATTCATTCAATCAGCTCTTGCAGGTTTAATTATTGGTTTTACTTTTTGGTCATTACAAGGATCAAGTTCAGATATGAATCAACGtgtattctttatttttgaaGCACTCATTCTTGGAATCTTATTAATTTTCGTTGTACTTCCACAATTCATTATGCAAAAAGAATACTTTAAAAGAGATTTTGCTTCGAAATTTTATTCTTGGTTCCCATTTGCAATTTCCATTGTGGTTGTAGAATTACCATTCATTACAGTTTCAGGTACAATTTTCTTCTTTTGCTCTTTTTGGACAGCTGGTTTAAATACGGAATacaatgatattaatttttatttttggttcattttcattttattccTCTATTTCTGTGTTAGTTTCGGTCAAGCTGTAGCTGCAATTTGTTTCAACATGTTTTTAGCACATACACTCATTCCATTGTTAATTGTTTTCCTATTTCTTTTCTGTGGAGTAATGGTAATACCATCGTCAATTCCAACCTTTTGGAGAGGATGGGTGTATCATTTAAACCCATGTCGTTACTTTATGGAAGGTATTGTTACAAATGTATTAAAACATACCGATGTAAAGTGTACATCAGAAGATTTCACTCATTTTACAAATCCAGAAGCTGTAAATGGTGTGACATGTAAACAATATTTCCCAATTTCAGAACCATTAACAGGTTATGTTGAAGCAATAAATGAAGGTGATGAAAGTAAATGTGGTTATTGTCTTTACAACAATGGTGAAGAATATTATAATACACTTGGTTGGTCATTTGATAATAGATGGAGAAATTTAGCtcttattatttgtttctgGATATTTAATACTCTTATGGTTATTACATTTGTTTATATAACAAGAAAACCAAGaagataa